A part of Bacillus rossius redtenbacheri isolate Brsri chromosome 1, Brsri_v3, whole genome shotgun sequence genomic DNA contains:
- the LOC134528374 gene encoding uncharacterized protein LOC134528374 isoform X3: MSCKLSRRNLSDKEDDFSWHYSSCESSLLGQSSSSFMSWADEVEAETTQKMQQLMDGIDRSLYCEEPADESVRPEQLQECKEWREKFPHLRVVGRGLPTERDCDGAAGVLVPTETEEVIASHGCCEDDGPSSPCLSVSRHGSGQGGDAAWRKTLQSMRGEVCAYVWSEVAKRLSEQTLPKTRGANQDSPASRAGSSGRKSLATGQRACSLQRRLPPAGTADARSARNLPSLVARCAAAPDLGQSSGSGRWSRHGTLPPIENMQVSNKVMPFGRESPGLFGEKLNDFTEHSIVDGMRLVEPRVDWRHRATSGGLPNFYPGKKSGKCRREKVKILIQPRNQ; this comes from the exons ATGTCTTGCAAATTAAGTAGAAGGAACTT AAGCGACAAGGAAGATGATTTTTCCTGGCACTACTCGTCGTGCGAGTCGTCTCTCCTGGGGCAGAGTTCCTCCAGCTTCATGTCGTGGGCTGAC GAAGTGGAAGCAGAGACGACGCAGAAGATGCAGCAGTTGATGGACGGCATCGACCGCTCACTGTACTGCGAGGAACCGGCCGATGAGAGTGTGCGACCCGAACAATTGCAGGAGTGCAAGGAGTGGAGGGAGAAGTTTCCACACCTCAG AGTGGTGGGCCGTGGCCTGCCGACAGAGCGCGACTGCGATGGCGCCGCTGGCGTCCTCGTGCCGACGGAGACAGAGGAAGTGATTGCGAGTCACGGGTGTTGCGAGGACGATGGGCCCAGCAGCCCGTGTCTCTCCGTGAGCAGGCACGGCAGCGGACAAGGGGGAGACGCGGCGTGGCGGAAGACACTCCAGAGCATGAGAGGCGAAGTGTGCGCGTACGTGTGGTCCGAGGTGGCAAAGCGCTTGTCGGAGCAGACGTTGCCGAAGACTCGCGGTGCGAACCAGGACTCGCCCGCCAGCAGGGCGGGATCGTCGGGGCGCAAGTCCCTCGCGACGGGGCAGAGGGCGTGCTCCCTGCAGAGGCGACTGCCGCCCGCGGGAACTGCAGACGCTCGCTCCGCACGCAATCTGCCGTCGCTGGTCGCCCGGTGTGCGGCCGCTCCGGACCTGGGGCAGTCCTCCGGCTCCGGGAGATGGTCCAGGCACGGCACCCTGCCGCCCATCGAGAACATGCAGGTGTCTAACAAG GTGATGCCGTTCGGACGTGAGTCGCCAGGGTTGTTTGGTGAAAAACTAAACGACTTCACCGAACACAGCATCGTCGACGGCATGCGTCTGGTCGAGCCGAGAGTCGACTGGAGACATCGCGCGACCTCTGGTG GACTTCCAAACTTTTATCCTGGCAAGAAAAGTGGCAAATGCAGAAGAGAAAAGGTAAAAATACTGATTCAACCAAGAAACCAGTAG
- the LOC134528374 gene encoding uncharacterized protein LOC134528374 isoform X1, whose protein sequence is MSCKLSRRNFASGRKVKLLQRQPLPEPADSTDCAGSTDGLESDPTSQSPASRSDKEDDFSWHYSSCESSLLGQSSSSFMSWADEVEAETTQKMQQLMDGIDRSLYCEEPADESVRPEQLQECKEWREKFPHLRVVGRGLPTERDCDGAAGVLVPTETEEVIASHGCCEDDGPSSPCLSVSRHGSGQGGDAAWRKTLQSMRGEVCAYVWSEVAKRLSEQTLPKTRGANQDSPASRAGSSGRKSLATGQRACSLQRRLPPAGTADARSARNLPSLVARCAAAPDLGQSSGSGRWSRHGTLPPIENMQVSNKVMPFGRESPGLFGEKLNDFTEHSIVDGMRLVEPRVDWRHRATSGGLPNFYPGKKSGKCRREKVKILIQPRNQ, encoded by the exons ATGTCTTGCAAATTAAGTAGAAGGAACTT TGCGAGCGGCAGGAAGGTGAAACTGCTCCAGAGACAGCCCCTCCCGGAGCCTGCAGACAGTACAGACTGCGCAGGCAGCACAGACGGCTTGGAGAGCGACCCCACCAGCCAGTCTCCTGCCTCCAG AAGCGACAAGGAAGATGATTTTTCCTGGCACTACTCGTCGTGCGAGTCGTCTCTCCTGGGGCAGAGTTCCTCCAGCTTCATGTCGTGGGCTGAC GAAGTGGAAGCAGAGACGACGCAGAAGATGCAGCAGTTGATGGACGGCATCGACCGCTCACTGTACTGCGAGGAACCGGCCGATGAGAGTGTGCGACCCGAACAATTGCAGGAGTGCAAGGAGTGGAGGGAGAAGTTTCCACACCTCAG AGTGGTGGGCCGTGGCCTGCCGACAGAGCGCGACTGCGATGGCGCCGCTGGCGTCCTCGTGCCGACGGAGACAGAGGAAGTGATTGCGAGTCACGGGTGTTGCGAGGACGATGGGCCCAGCAGCCCGTGTCTCTCCGTGAGCAGGCACGGCAGCGGACAAGGGGGAGACGCGGCGTGGCGGAAGACACTCCAGAGCATGAGAGGCGAAGTGTGCGCGTACGTGTGGTCCGAGGTGGCAAAGCGCTTGTCGGAGCAGACGTTGCCGAAGACTCGCGGTGCGAACCAGGACTCGCCCGCCAGCAGGGCGGGATCGTCGGGGCGCAAGTCCCTCGCGACGGGGCAGAGGGCGTGCTCCCTGCAGAGGCGACTGCCGCCCGCGGGAACTGCAGACGCTCGCTCCGCACGCAATCTGCCGTCGCTGGTCGCCCGGTGTGCGGCCGCTCCGGACCTGGGGCAGTCCTCCGGCTCCGGGAGATGGTCCAGGCACGGCACCCTGCCGCCCATCGAGAACATGCAGGTGTCTAACAAG GTGATGCCGTTCGGACGTGAGTCGCCAGGGTTGTTTGGTGAAAAACTAAACGACTTCACCGAACACAGCATCGTCGACGGCATGCGTCTGGTCGAGCCGAGAGTCGACTGGAGACATCGCGCGACCTCTGGTG GACTTCCAAACTTTTATCCTGGCAAGAAAAGTGGCAAATGCAGAAGAGAAAAGGTAAAAATACTGATTCAACCAAGAAACCAGTAG
- the LOC134528374 gene encoding uncharacterized protein LOC134528374 isoform X2, producing the protein MSCKLSRRNFASGRKVKLLQRQPLPEPADSTDCAGSTDGLESDPTSQSPASRSDKEDDFSWHYSSCESSLLGQSSSSFMSWADEVEAETTQKMQQLMDGIDRSLYCEEPADESVRPEQLQECKEWREKFPHLRVVGRGLPTERDCDGAAGVLVPTETEEVIASHGCCEDDGPSSPCLSVSRHGSGQGGDAAWRKTLQSMRGEVCAYVWSEVAKRLSEQTLPKTRGANQDSPASRAGSSGRKSLATGQRACSLQRRLPPAGTADARSARNLPSLVARCAAAPDLGQSSGSGRWSRHGTLPPIENMQVSNKVMPFGRESPGLFGEKLNDFTEHSIVDGMRLVEPRVDWRHRATSGGEFVG; encoded by the exons ATGTCTTGCAAATTAAGTAGAAGGAACTT TGCGAGCGGCAGGAAGGTGAAACTGCTCCAGAGACAGCCCCTCCCGGAGCCTGCAGACAGTACAGACTGCGCAGGCAGCACAGACGGCTTGGAGAGCGACCCCACCAGCCAGTCTCCTGCCTCCAG AAGCGACAAGGAAGATGATTTTTCCTGGCACTACTCGTCGTGCGAGTCGTCTCTCCTGGGGCAGAGTTCCTCCAGCTTCATGTCGTGGGCTGAC GAAGTGGAAGCAGAGACGACGCAGAAGATGCAGCAGTTGATGGACGGCATCGACCGCTCACTGTACTGCGAGGAACCGGCCGATGAGAGTGTGCGACCCGAACAATTGCAGGAGTGCAAGGAGTGGAGGGAGAAGTTTCCACACCTCAG AGTGGTGGGCCGTGGCCTGCCGACAGAGCGCGACTGCGATGGCGCCGCTGGCGTCCTCGTGCCGACGGAGACAGAGGAAGTGATTGCGAGTCACGGGTGTTGCGAGGACGATGGGCCCAGCAGCCCGTGTCTCTCCGTGAGCAGGCACGGCAGCGGACAAGGGGGAGACGCGGCGTGGCGGAAGACACTCCAGAGCATGAGAGGCGAAGTGTGCGCGTACGTGTGGTCCGAGGTGGCAAAGCGCTTGTCGGAGCAGACGTTGCCGAAGACTCGCGGTGCGAACCAGGACTCGCCCGCCAGCAGGGCGGGATCGTCGGGGCGCAAGTCCCTCGCGACGGGGCAGAGGGCGTGCTCCCTGCAGAGGCGACTGCCGCCCGCGGGAACTGCAGACGCTCGCTCCGCACGCAATCTGCCGTCGCTGGTCGCCCGGTGTGCGGCCGCTCCGGACCTGGGGCAGTCCTCCGGCTCCGGGAGATGGTCCAGGCACGGCACCCTGCCGCCCATCGAGAACATGCAGGTGTCTAACAAG GTGATGCCGTTCGGACGTGAGTCGCCAGGGTTGTTTGGTGAAAAACTAAACGACTTCACCGAACACAGCATCGTCGACGGCATGCGTCTGGTCGAGCCGAGAGTCGACTGGAGACATCGCGCGACCTCTGGTGGTGAGTTTGTAGGGTGA